The Pelmatolapia mariae isolate MD_Pm_ZW linkage group LG10_11, Pm_UMD_F_2, whole genome shotgun sequence genome includes a region encoding these proteins:
- the LOC134636171 gene encoding UDP-glucuronosyltransferase 2A2-like, with the protein MASHRGWGMFVILTVCLISLTQHCNGGNVLVFPVDGSHWINMKILLEELHGRGHSLTVIRASNSFYIPEKSDIYTSITIDLGEDVDDFFEVYLQEHMRAQREGASLLTFLKLTKDFLSMIHKAHVLISDMVKQILNDQNVIKRLRDSQYDLVLTDPALAPGVILAKYLKLPLVLNVRWITSGEGHFVLAPSPLSYIPVPGSGLTDKMNFIQRIKNILFHGITLFQQKFLLGPVYDDMCDKYIEGGCDIISLLQEADIWLFRSDFVFEFPRPTMPNVVYIGGFQCKPARALPSELEEFVQSAGQHGVIIMTLGTLVDALPKEITDEIASVFAKMPQKVIWRHKGDRPSTLGNNTLMVDWMPQKDLLGHPQTKVFVAHGGTNGVQEAIYYGVPVLGIPLFFDQYDNLLRLQERGAAKIIHLSDVNGHNFEQGLKEVIHQESYRQNIQRMSRLHRDQPITAMEQAVFWVEYVMRHKGAHHLRTEAYKMPWYSYYSLDVLFILLSAVTALLYSVLALVRFLCCRRRRKAKTKQS; encoded by the exons ATGGCTTCACATCGTGGGTGGGGAATGTTTGTTATACTCACTGTTTGCCTCATTTCATTAACACAACATTGCAATGGAGGAAACGTCCTAGTTTTCCCTGTAGATGGCAGCCACTGGATCAATATGAAGATCCTTCTAGAAGAACTTCATGGCAGGGGACACAGCCTCACTGTGATCAGGGCCTCAAACAGCTTCTATATCCCTGAGAAGTCTGATATTTACACATCCATTACAATTGATTTGGGTGAAGATGTAGACGACTTCTTTGAGGTGTACCTTCAAGAGCATATGAGG GCACAGAGAGAAGGGGCCTCACTGCTGACTTTCCTCAAACTTACCAAGGATTTCCTTTCTATGATTCATAAGGCTCATGTGCTGATATCTGACATGGTCAAACAAATTTTGAATGATCAAAATGTGATCAAAAGATTAAGAGATTCCCAGTATGATCTGGTTCTAACTGATCCAGCTTTGGCCCCAGGGGTTATTCTAGCCAAATATCTCAAGCTTCCCTTGGTGCTCAACGTACGCTGGATCACCAGTGGAGAAGGCCACTTTGTGTTAGCTCCCTCGCCCCTCTCTTACATCCCAGTGCCAGGATCCGGCTTAACAGACAAAATGAATTTCATCCAGAGGATCAAAAACATATTATTCCATGGCATTACGTTGTTCCAGCAGAAATTCTTGTTGGGCCCAGTCTATGATGACATGTGTGATAAGTATATTGAGGGTGGATGTGACATCATCTCACTACTTCAGGAAGCAGACATTTGGCTGTTCAGGTCAGATTTTGTGTTTGAGTTCCCTCGCCCCACTATGCCAAACGTAGTCTATATAGGAGGATTTCAGTGCAAACCAGCTCGGGCTCTGCCATCAGAGCTGGAGGAGTTTGTTCAGAGTGCTGGGCAACATGGAGTGATCATCATGACTCTGGGAACCTTAGTTGATGCTTTGCCCAAAGAGATTACAGATGAAATCGCCAGCGTGTTTGCCAAGATGCCTCAGAAG GTGATATGGAGGCACAAAGGAGACCGACCCTCTACACTGGGAAACAACACTTTAATGGTGGACTGGATGCCACAGAAAGATCTTCTGGGTCATCCACAGACCAAAGTCTTTGTAGCACATGGAGGAACTAATGGTGTCCAGGAGGCCATTTACTATGGGGTCCCTGTGCTCGGCATACCCTTGTTCTTCGACCAGTATGACAACCTTCTACGGCTGCAGGAGAGAGGAGCTGCAAAGATCATTCACCTGTCTGATGTTAATGGCCACAATTTTGAGCAAGGCCTTAAGGAAGTGATCCACCAAGAGAGCTACAGGCAGAACATTCAACGAATGTCACGTTTGCACAGAGATCAGCCAATAACAGCCATGGAGCAGGCTGTCTTCTGGGTAGAATATGTGATGCGCCACAAAGGGGCTCATCACCTGCGTACAGAGGCTTATAAGATGCCCTGGTACTCTTACTACTCTTTAGATGTACTGTTCATATTGCTGTCTGCAGTCACTGCTCTGCTCTATTCTGTTTTGGCTCTTGTTAGATTTCTGTGCTGCcggagaagaagaaaagcaaaaactaaacaaagctGA